One part of the Solanum dulcamara chromosome 8, daSolDulc1.2, whole genome shotgun sequence genome encodes these proteins:
- the LOC129899405 gene encoding auxin-induced protein 22D-like translates to MATIYENNNNLATELRLGLPGTTDKSKTQLSSTCTNKRSLSEMDDSSSYINHHDQQDSSPAPKVQIVGWPPVRSYRKNVVVQAKNSVFDVSLGMYVKVSMDGAPYLRKIDLRVYKNYEELLKALENMFKHPIGVYLEKEGYNTSGSDYVLTYEDKDGDWMLVGDVPLDMFINSCKRLRIMKGSEAKGLGCL, encoded by the exons ATGGCAACAATCTAcgagaataataataatcttgCAACTGAGCTGAGATTAGGGTTACCTGGTACAACAGATAAATCGAAGACGCAATTATCTTCGACTTGTACTAATAAAAGATCTTTATCAGAGATGGATGACTCCTCATCATATATAAATCATCATGATCAACAAGACTCCTCCCCTGCACCAAA aGTACAAATTGTTGGTTGGCCACCAGTTAGATCTTACAGGAAGAATGTTGTTGTCCAAGCCAAGAATTCTGTTTTTGATGTTTCCTTAGGGATGTACGTGAAAGTTAGTATGGATGGAGCACCTTACCTAAGGAAAATTGACCTTAGGGTTTACAAAAATTATGAAGAACTACTCAAAGCTTTGGAGAACATGTTCAAACATCCCATTG GTGTATACTTGGAAAAAGAAGGCTACAATACCAGTGGATCTGATTATGTATTAACATATGAAGACAAGGATGGTGATTGGATGCTTGTTGGAGATGTACCATTGGATATGTTTATTAATTCTTGTAAAAGGCTTAGAATCATGAAAGGGTCTGAAGCTAAAGGTTTGGGATGCCTATAG
- the LOC129898690 gene encoding auxin-responsive protein IAA16-like yields MVGEEEKSSNKLDFEETELRLGLPGGGRKKGHDDDTYNSNGKRGFVDLKLNLSSDINNIKNSTLKTPATKTQVVGWPPVRTFRKNLLTSQKIGQESDNILVKVRMDGAPYLRKVDLNMYKSYQELSDALAKMFNSFTIVEGMKDFMTERKLMDLLNSSDYVPTYEDKDGDWMLVGDVPWGMFVDSCKRLRIMKGTEAIGLAPRAMEKCKNKNG; encoded by the exons ATGGTAGGGGAAGAAGAAAAGAGTAGTAATAAGTTGGATTTTGAGGAGACAGAACTAAGGCTAGGGTTGCCTGGTGGTGGAAGAAAAAAAGGTCATGATGATGATACTTATAATTCTAATGGTAAAAGAGGTTTTGTGGATTTAAAGCTCAATCTTTCTTCTGATATTAACAACATCAAGAATTCAACACTCAAAACCCCAGCTACCAA GACACAAGTTGTAGGTTGGCCACCAGTAAGGACTTTTAGAAAGAATCTTTTGACTTCCCAGAAGATTGGCCAAGAGAGTGACAATATTTTAGTGAAGGTCAGAATGGATGGTGCACCTTATCTAAGAAAAGTGGACTTAAACATGTACAAGAGTTATCAAGAATTATCTGATGCCTTAGCCAAGATGTTCAATTCCTTCACTATTG TCGAAGGAATGAAAGATTTCATGACTGAGAGGAAACTGATGGACCTTTTGAATAGTTCTGATTATGTTCCTACCTATGAAGACAAAGATGGTGATTGGATGCTTGTTGGAGATGTCCCATGGGG GATGTTTGTTGATTCTTGCAAGCGCTTGCGCATCATGAAAGGAACCGAAGCAATAGGACTAG CACCAAGAGCTATGGAGAAATGCAAGAACAAAAATGGATGA
- the LOC129898689 gene encoding E3 ubiquitin protein ligase DRIP2-like isoform X1 — protein sequence MKNQLVVKRESIVACMSCPLCHRLFRDATTISECLHTFCRKCIYKKLSDEELECCPICNIDLGCVPLEKLRPDHNLEDVRSKIFPYKRRKVKAPEIVPSVTLPVRRKERSLSSLGVSTPRVSTHTGMTGRRSKSVATKALRGSTFSIEKTIKNEEDSGEEPDSSSSPDTLTKSSQSQRQNYSNAKPSSHPTPDKGTDDGTEQQEGKVDLWKPLDCLVEVANKNKCYKTESSHCHDNGGQGWGMKVKEHGQKLKVQDDKHNCGPVPSESEKPKKLRRIRRKKASTFGEFSISPQAVLDLISVKCERRTNPIWFSLVASEDQQGEAPLPQISAGYLRIKDGNIPVLFIQKYLMKKLNLSSEYEVEIRYMGQLLVPTLQLNSLVDMWLQTTTSERVPVIIGSSANDFVMVLAYARKVPSLMSC from the exons atgaagaatCAATTGGTGGTGAAGAGAGAGTCGATTGTGGCATGCATGAGTTGCCCTCTTTGTCACAGACTATTCAGAGATGCTACTACTATTTCTGAATGTCTTCATACAT TTTGCAGGAAATGCATCTATAAGAAGCTCTCGGATGAAGAATTAGAATGCTGTCCAATATGTAATATCGACTTAGGCTGTGTTCCATTAGAGAAATTGAG GCCTGATCATAATCTAGAAGATGTAAGATCAAAGATATTCCCTTATAAGAGGCGAAAAGTGAAGGCACCTGAAATTGTGCCTTCAGTCACATTGCCAGTTAGAAGGAAAGAGAGATCACTTTCATCATTGGGCGTCAGCACTCCCAGAGTATCTACGCATACTGGAATGACAGGAAGAAGATCAAAATCGGTGGCAACAAAAGCATTACGCGGCTCTACCTTTTCCATTGAGAAAACTATCAAGAATGAGGAAGATTCTGGAGAAGAGCCAGATAGCTCTAGCTCACCTGACACTTTGACGAAGTCTTCTCAGAGTCAAAGGCAG AATTATTCCAACGCCAAGCCTTCTAGCCATCCCACACCAGACAAAGGAACTGACGATGGCACTGAACAACAAGAAGGCAAAGTTGATTTGTGGAAACCTTTGGATTGTTTGGTGGAAGTAGCAAACAAGAACAAATGTTATAAAACAGAAAGCTCGCATTGCCATGACAATGGGGGTCAAGGTTGGGGAATGAAAGTCAAAGAACATGGACAGAAATTGAAGGTCCAAGATGACAAGCACAACTGTGGTCCTGTTCCTTCAGAATCAGAAAAACCTAAAAAGTTGCGAAGAATTCGCCGAAAAAAGGCATCAACTTTTGGAGAATTTAGTATATCACCACAAGCTGTGCTGGATTTAATCAGTGTCAAATGTGAAAGGAGGACTAATCCAATTTGGTTCTCATTAGTGGCCTCTGAGGACCA GCAGGGAGAGGCACCCTTGCCCCAGATTTCTGCAGGTTACTTGAGAATAAA ggatggaaatATTCCAGTTTTGTTCATCCAAAAGTACTTGATGAAGAAGTTGAATCTTTCTAGCGAATATGAG GTTGAGATAAGATATATGGGACAGTTGCTAGTTCCCACTCTACAACTGAATAGTTTAGTTGATATGTGGCTTCAAACTACCACTTCAGAAAGAGTTCCAGTAATAATTGGTTCATCAGCTAATGACTTTGTGATGGTGTTGGCTTATGCTCGAAAGGTTCCAAGCCTTATGTCTTGTTGA
- the LOC129898689 gene encoding E3 ubiquitin protein ligase DRIP2-like isoform X2, whose product MSSYMKCIYKKLSDEELECCPICNIDLGCVPLEKLRPDHNLEDVRSKIFPYKRRKVKAPEIVPSVTLPVRRKERSLSSLGVSTPRVSTHTGMTGRRSKSVATKALRGSTFSIEKTIKNEEDSGEEPDSSSSPDTLTKSSQSQRQNYSNAKPSSHPTPDKGTDDGTEQQEGKVDLWKPLDCLVEVANKNKCYKTESSHCHDNGGQGWGMKVKEHGQKLKVQDDKHNCGPVPSESEKPKKLRRIRRKKASTFGEFSISPQAVLDLISVKCERRTNPIWFSLVASEDQQGEAPLPQISAGYLRIKDGNIPVLFIQKYLMKKLNLSSEYEVEIRYMGQLLVPTLQLNSLVDMWLQTTTSERVPVIIGSSANDFVMVLAYARKVPSLMSC is encoded by the exons ATGTCTTCATACAT GAAATGCATCTATAAGAAGCTCTCGGATGAAGAATTAGAATGCTGTCCAATATGTAATATCGACTTAGGCTGTGTTCCATTAGAGAAATTGAG GCCTGATCATAATCTAGAAGATGTAAGATCAAAGATATTCCCTTATAAGAGGCGAAAAGTGAAGGCACCTGAAATTGTGCCTTCAGTCACATTGCCAGTTAGAAGGAAAGAGAGATCACTTTCATCATTGGGCGTCAGCACTCCCAGAGTATCTACGCATACTGGAATGACAGGAAGAAGATCAAAATCGGTGGCAACAAAAGCATTACGCGGCTCTACCTTTTCCATTGAGAAAACTATCAAGAATGAGGAAGATTCTGGAGAAGAGCCAGATAGCTCTAGCTCACCTGACACTTTGACGAAGTCTTCTCAGAGTCAAAGGCAG AATTATTCCAACGCCAAGCCTTCTAGCCATCCCACACCAGACAAAGGAACTGACGATGGCACTGAACAACAAGAAGGCAAAGTTGATTTGTGGAAACCTTTGGATTGTTTGGTGGAAGTAGCAAACAAGAACAAATGTTATAAAACAGAAAGCTCGCATTGCCATGACAATGGGGGTCAAGGTTGGGGAATGAAAGTCAAAGAACATGGACAGAAATTGAAGGTCCAAGATGACAAGCACAACTGTGGTCCTGTTCCTTCAGAATCAGAAAAACCTAAAAAGTTGCGAAGAATTCGCCGAAAAAAGGCATCAACTTTTGGAGAATTTAGTATATCACCACAAGCTGTGCTGGATTTAATCAGTGTCAAATGTGAAAGGAGGACTAATCCAATTTGGTTCTCATTAGTGGCCTCTGAGGACCA GCAGGGAGAGGCACCCTTGCCCCAGATTTCTGCAGGTTACTTGAGAATAAA ggatggaaatATTCCAGTTTTGTTCATCCAAAAGTACTTGATGAAGAAGTTGAATCTTTCTAGCGAATATGAG GTTGAGATAAGATATATGGGACAGTTGCTAGTTCCCACTCTACAACTGAATAGTTTAGTTGATATGTGGCTTCAAACTACCACTTCAGAAAGAGTTCCAGTAATAATTGGTTCATCAGCTAATGACTTTGTGATGGTGTTGGCTTATGCTCGAAAGGTTCCAAGCCTTATGTCTTGTTGA
- the LOC129899548 gene encoding probable WRKY transcription factor 21 — protein MEEIEEANKAAVENCHRVISLLSSRTHDQNSYTNLVRETGESVHKFKKVVTLLNSNLGHARVRKSNKFKNPLPHNILVENPNCKIDDQAKALKGLLPFDSPENRVLEMGTNVKCNLTLGSPSLELSSDSRNPLNFDQQTPFPSYNYLQQQQQQQQQRRFLFQQQQKQQQLKQPLEMMYRRSNSGISLNFDSSTCTPTMSSTRSFISSLSVDGSVANGNSFHLIGTSHSADQSSDQHKRKCSGRGDEGSVKCGSSGRCHCSKKRKHRVKRSIKIPAVSNKLADIPSDEYSWRKYGQKPIKGSPHPRGYYKCSSMRGCPARKHVERCLEDASMLIVTYEGEHNHPMLPSQLANT, from the exons ATGGAGGAAATAGAAGAAGCTAACAAGGCTGCAGTTGAGAATTGTCATAGAGTGATTAGTCTTTTATCATCTAGGACACATGATCAGAATTCGTATACGAATTTAGTTAGAGAAACTGGAGAATCTGTACACAAGTTCAAAAAAGTTGTCACTcttttgaattcaaatttagGTCATGCAAGAGTGAGGAAATCGAACAAATTCAAGAACCCTTTACCTCATAACATCCTTGTGGAAAACCCGAATTGCAAAATCGATGATCAGGCGAAAGCTCTTAAAGGGTTACTTCCTTTTGACTCTCCTGAAAATCGAGTACTAGAGATGGGTACTAATGTGAAATGCAATCTAACTTTAGGAAGCCCTTCTTTGGAATTAAGTTCAGATAGTAGAAATCCCCTTAATTTTGACCAACAAACGCCTTTCCCGAGCTATAACTATCTTcaacagcaacagcagcagcaacaacaacggCGGTTTCTATTTCAGCAGCAGCAGAAGCAGCAGCAATTGAAACAGCCCCTGGAGATGATGTACAGGCGGAGCAATAGTGGCATTAGTCTAAATTTTGatagctcgacatgtactccgACCATGTCTTCGACTAGGTCATTTATATCCTCGTTGAGTGTGGATGGTAGCGTTGCTAATGGTAATAGCTTTCATTTAATTGGGACTTCACACTCTGCGGATCAGAGCTCAGACCAACACAAGAGAAAGTGCTCCGGAAGGGGAGATGAGGGAAGCGTGAAATGCGGAAGCAGTGGAAGATGTCATTGTTCAAAGAAGAG GAAACACAGAGTGAAGAGATCAATCAAAATACCTGCGGTAAGTAACAAGCTAGCTGATATTCCTTCCGATGAGTATTCTTGGAGAAAGTATGGACAAAAGCCGATCAAAGGTTCTCCGCATCCTAG GGGATATTATAAATGTAGCAGCATGAGAGGTTGCCCTGCCCGGAAACATGTCGAGAGATGCTTGGAAGACGCTTCAATGCTTATCGTGACATACGAAGGTGAACATAATCATCCCATGTTGCCATCACAATTGGCTAATACCTGA